In Fragaria vesca subsp. vesca linkage group LG1, FraVesHawaii_1.0, whole genome shotgun sequence, the sequence GAATACAACAGCTTGATTGAAGTATGAATATCCAGAAGAATAAGATAAAAGGGATTAAATTCATATGCAAATTAAATTCAGCACCAAGTTATAACAATTTCATAGTTCTAGACTTCTAGTAGTAAGCAAATGAAGCATCACTGCAAGCCCAAAAAATAAAATAAAAACCTTCCGGCCGTTCTGCTGACGACGGTGGTGGTGGAGGAGGAATGGTGGTGGCTTTTGGAAGTTAAGGGTATTTAAGTCTTTCAAAGTGCAGTGGCATTTCCGTCTTTTCACACTAAACTGATATATAAACCTCGTCTGGCACGAGAGAAGAGAGGGAGGAAATGGGGCTGAGAGGAGGAAGTGGTGCGGTGGCGGGGGCATTACCGAACCTAATTCGGAGCCTCCGGAATGAATCCCACCCGAAGACCCGAGCCCAGCAATCGCTTCCGTCGTTGAGACGCGCATTCTCTCTGTACGATCAGATCAATTTAATCGACAACGTTCCGGATGACCAGCTCCGATTTCAAGGATACACTGACACGGGTTTCAAGGTGAATGGGGTCGACTACGAGGGAAGCTTGCTTTGTATCGGCAACATGCTCATGTCTTGGGCTCCCAAAAAGTTCTCTGACATCACTCCTGATAGGTCTTTCTTTCATTCACTCTCTCCCTTTGTCATTTTTGTTGTAGAATGCCAGTTTTGTTCTGAATTGTGCTACTTTTTGGTGGTGGTGTGTTGCAGCTTGTCAATGTTCCAACTTATGCGGCCTATACCAGGTAAATTTCAGGGTTTCACTGCTTTCATTTCACATGTGCCTTTTTCCCTCATTTACAAACTAACAATTTAAAGTTTTATCGGTATACAAAGTAGTATTGTGTTATGACTGTTATCGATTGATTATTGTTATTTCCACTTTATTTCAGTTCTAAGTAGACAGGCCAAGTTCAAAGAAATTGTGGATTATGATGGTGCATCTTAATTTTTATTTTTATTTTTATAATGTTTAAGACTTTTAGCCCTCATACTTGGTGCTTGTAAAAAGTTAACGCGTTTTGAGATAGTATGCTATGAACATTTGTTAAAGTATTCTAAATCCTATTGTCTGTAGGATCATTTCTCCCTCTTTTGATTCTTACAATGGATGTTCGTTTCCTTGTGTCCCTAATCTAAGTAGTGGTGGTTTTGGTTTAACTCACTTTGTTGGTTGGAGATTAGCATGTCTTGTAGAATAAGGATTCTGATTTAAGTGAGAGACGAGGATAGGATTCCTCAAACTTTCTGCTGTTAGAAATATAGTTGGTGCTGGTGATGAAAACTAGGTCACTAAAATGACAAACAATTAAGAAGTAAAGAATTTTGGAAATGCAAACATGTTGAATCGTAGAGGGATAATGCTAATCCCTCCCTCCCCCTCCTCAACATCTTTCGGATTCTGTTCTCTGTTGATTGTTTCCTTCCTCTTTTGATTCTCAGAATGGTGTCAAACTGATCAAGTCCTTTTTCATCCAATTATCTGGTTCAATGGCAGTTTTAGACTTTTAGTTTGACTTTTTGTATTTGTAGAAAAAATGTATAGAAGAGTCTGTTTCATAGAAAGAGGATTCAGATGTTGTCATGTTGAACGAACAGAAGGGTAGGTTGCCTCACTTTTCTTGCCCTTAGAAACATAGTTGGTGCTAGTGCTGAATCTTGGATATTAATATGAGAAGATGTAAGGGATTCAGAAAGTAAGATGTAAGAACAATCATTTTAAGATTAAGATCTTACCATCTCTCATTGTATTCTCCCTCGTTGATTTTAATTATGAATGTCCATTTGTTTCAGTCTCTTTTCTGGCAATTATTTGATTCAGTACTGGATTTAGTTGAACTTTTTGCATTGGTAGGCAAATGTAAGAAAAGTCTTCTTCATAGAAGGACAAGTTGAATTTGGGGATAAGAGGAGGGAATGCTTTTAATTGTTTTGTTTCTTGAAATGTGGTTGGTGTGGATGATGAACCTAGGGAAATTATTCCCAGGCCAGTTGCTTTTTATCTTTCCGTTGACATCTTAATATCTTACTAAAATTTCAGAGATTTTGATTCTTGGCTGTGGGAGATACATTGAGCCTGTGGATCCTGAAGTGCGACTCTTTGTTCGGTCTACTGGAATGAAGTTAGAAGCCGTTGATTCGGTATGCTTCACCCTTGCTTCTAATTTCTTTATTGACTTGATTTATTGTTGTTGTTCATGGTTTGTGTGGTCACTTAATGTCTTTTTTTTTTATCTGATGAAGATCCTAACCAACATATATATGTAAACATAATTTGATGTTGCAACTATTAGGATTCATAAACCCTTCTCATTATATTTTCTGCCACTCCACTTGTTTCATGAAGTATTCTTCCAGGTTTGACTATAGCTACCCAACATTCGTGTCCTAGTATATTATAGGAACCAGGAAGCAATAGGAAAGTGAAGGCTCAGTTATTCATCATATGATCTTTAATATTAATTCCAAATAAGAAAGAATCCTGAGATCAAAAGCACAATAAATTTGGCTCTTTAAGTATAATTCCATCTCTAGGTCCAATATCAACTTAAAAAACCTTGATTTTCCAACAGATTACTCTTCGAGCATGTTTCGCATCAATAAATTCTTTCCCTAGTTGCGTATAGCTGAGAGATGTTTGGATGGCCAAAGCACCTCTTAAGTTACAGGTCTTAGTTTAGTGTATAGCTCACTGAGGGATGTATACTTCTGATATCAATCACAGGAGACAGCCTTCTTGGTTTCTCTCTGCCCAGTAGTGCATGATGTTTAAATGGGATTCTGGTTCAGATTACCTGCTACTCATCATCTGTTTCCTCCTTGTGGAAAATATTATTTAGAGAGTCCCAAGTATATTAAAAAAAGTTTTGTGCCTTATTGAGTGAAATCTCTTAGGTGGAAAAAAGAGGTTGTGGTGCTAAGTAGGTTCTTGTGTTGGGAATCCTTTGGGGGGTGTGGATGGAGAGGAATAGGAAGATTTTCAGGGAAGAAAGGATGTAGAGGTGGATTAAAGTTTGGTTTTGGATCTGCTAAGTTTTGGGGTTGTTCTTTTCATGTGATCTCTTTTGTTTGGAATGTTGACCTGGTTTAG encodes:
- the LOC101306565 gene encoding NADH dehydrogenase [ubiquinone] 1 alpha subcomplex assembly factor 3-like isoform 2 translates to MGLRGGSGAVAGALPNLIRSLRNESHPKTRAQQSLPSLRRAFSLYDQINLIDNVPDDQLRFQGYTDTGFKVNGVDYEGSLLCIGNMLMSWAPKKFSDITPDSLSMFQLMRPIPEILILGCGRYIEPVDPEVRLFVRSTGMKLEAVDSRNAISTYNILNEEGRIVAAALLPYGCGVSS
- the LOC101306565 gene encoding NADH dehydrogenase [ubiquinone] 1 alpha subcomplex assembly factor 3-like isoform 1 — protein: MGLRGGSGAVAGALPNLIRSLRNESHPKTRAQQSLPSLRRAFSLYDQINLIDNVPDDQLRFQGYTDTGFKVNGVDYEGSLLCIGNMLMSWAPKKFSDITPDSLSMFQLMRPIPEILILGCGRYIEPVDPEVRLFVRSTGMKLEAVDSVCFTLASNFFIDLIYCCCSWFVWSLNVFFFYLMKILTNIYM